A segment of the Oncorhynchus tshawytscha isolate Ot180627B linkage group LG06, Otsh_v2.0, whole genome shotgun sequence genome:
CTTAAAACCACGGGGAGACACATTTGCCATAGATTACACTGAGATAAAACCACGGGGAGACACATTTGCCATAGATTACACTGTTACGGACGTGTTTGGCACCAATGACATAGAGCAGGGTCTGAATACAACAGTGTCTAAAGATGTTGTGAAGAGTAGTATTCCAACTAGAAGTAACAACACACAGTTCACCCCATATTCATCAGGAGGTCAGGAAACCAAAATGCCTGTGGGAAAACCACGCAAAGACATAGGATCGACTAAAGACATGGGATCAACTAAAGATTCAAAAGGAGCCAAAGACACAGCGGCAAGTACAAGCAAACCTGAAGAGGAAAATGCAGGAAAAGATTCAGAAAAGCCAACTAAAGAGtctgaggatgagaagagagagaaccaaaTCATCAACGGTAAGACATCTTAAGTGCGTGTTGTAAAATACACTGCATCATTAAAACAGATATTATAATGACTCTCAACATCTTAGGTTTTATTTCACACTCTCTCACTTCCTTTCCATTTTTCCCCTCTATCTTCCCTTACTCCCTCCTTCCAGAGAagagctgtcctcctctcccgcAGCTCTACCATGGGTACCAGCAGGTGGTGCCAGGGATGGTGCCAGAGACGGTGGAGTTCTTCTGTAACCACTCATACGCTCTTAGTGGTGACGCCCGACGCTCCTGCCAGCCTGGCAGCTCCTGGGGGGGCGTTCAACCTCTTTGTGTGAGAGGTATGCActggaatgtgtgtgtttgtgtgtgattgcGGGCaagcgtgtgtgcatgcgtgtgcctCTACTTTGTGATTATCATCTAGGAATACGCTGTTGCACCTGAAAGTTAGGCGCTACTTTTAGCAGCCTCTTATCAACCCAACATTGAGAATGAGAGCAACTCCCTGGCTGACAGTAGGTATTAATGGGAaccctgtgtgtgtttttctgcaGCCTGCAGAGAACCCAAGGTCTCCGAGCTGGTCAGACAGAGAGTTCTGCCTCCACAGGCTCCATTCAGGTATGTCAATTTACATTAACATATGTTACATAGCAGACAAAAATATGCAGAAGATATAGTCTACATAAATACGACAGACAAAAGCATTCTCCAACAATACAGATATCTGCTTTACCTTAGAGATCATCATATCTAAAAACCACAAACATGTGCATAATCATATATCAACATCATACACACACCATAAGAGAATATTATGTATGATCCTCATTAATGCACACAACATAGCAGAAGACATCTATCTTTTAATGACAGAGGCACTTTACCATGTGAAGCCCACATCTAAGTTTGCCATTTAAAAACCTAAAGGACTCTACTTATACACACTGCTAGCCTCTTAAAGAACCTTATAAACTGGGTaggtcgagccctgaatgctgataggCTGAATGCCGTGGGATATCATACCACGGGAATGccaaacatttatttgtactgttctaattatgtttGTAACTCGTTCAAGGCACAAGCAATAAggaacctcgggggtttgtggtatatatttttttatttcacctttatttaaccaggtaggccaatataccacggctaagggctatatccaggcactctgtgttgcacctccttgggccttattgcttaattatacactAGTTGTTTCTGTAAAGGCATCTCCActgacccctctcctctctccctctcaggaaGACCCCTGTGCATAagctctactcctcctctgggtTCAGGAGGCTCTTCCAGTCCGCCGGTCCCACCAAAGGTCCTCCAGTGCTATCCCAGCTGCCCCAGGGCTTCCACCACCTCTACACTCACGTAACGTACGAGTGTGCCTCTCCCTTCTATCACCACTCAGGCAGTGCACGCCGCACCTGCCTCAAGACTGGCAAGTGGAGCGGGCGTCATGTCTCCTGCTCGCCAGGTGAGGACAGCAGAGCCACATTACTTCATATGAAGAAAGGTTGTTCTTGCCACTTAGGCATGCAAGAATGACACTTTCAAACCAAACCCAGACACTAAACAATCAAGGAAATTGGGCTGAAAAAGTAATATTCCAGGTTGGGTATGATATGGAATTATTTTTTCATAAATTACAATATCAAGTGTTGTTGTATCACTCTGGAAAGTATGATGTTTATTATCTTCCTTCCCTTTCTTTTATCTTCTCCTCCCTGGCCACACTTCCCTGTTCTCCACCCTTGTCTCCCCATCCTTCTCTTTTCCCAGTATGTGGGAAGCACCCCACCTTTGACCCTCAGAGCCCAGCCGAGTCCCACTGGCCCTGGCTAGCCGCCATCTACCGACGCTCCACCAACATAGCAGGTACCAAACTAGACAAGAAGGCCAGCCTGGACAAGACACTAAATATGGGGCCTGGAGCTGTACCAGGAGCAGGGGCTGGGTCCCAGGGGCAGGACGATGCCTCAGGCTGGCAGCTGGTGTGTAGCGGGGCCCTGGTGAACCAGCGGAGTGTGGTGGTGGCAGCCCACTGTGTGACTGAGCTGGGGAAGATGTACCCTCTTGATGCAGCCAAGGTCAAGGTGGTGATGGGAAAACACTACCGCAGTGACCTCCGGGAGACCAAGGGCCTGCAGCATCTTAGGGTAAGAGAGGGGTTGGATAGGGCTGAGGcggttggggggtggggggtggggagtagggagtgagagagggtttGGAGAGGGCTAACTGGGTTGGTGGGTGAGGGTGGCAAGTAAGGAATGAAAGGGGTTTAAACTATATAGGCTAGGGAGACCACCTGTACTCAGTTAGTCACACACTGCACTAATCACACTGAAATACAACTATGGTGTACAGTTCATCACACATGAGGTTCTACATTTACCAGCATTATGGGATCTATATAATACCAATGGCTGGGTGGCAGGGGTTTTAAACCTGTGTCCAATTATAATGCATCATTTTACAAACATGACATCATGTGTACCACATCTAGCCATACAGCCCCATGTCTGTTTATGTTCAGTCATTGAATAGGTTCCACTTTGACTGTAAGGAAACACCAATGTGGTTGTGATACATGACTTGTCGATTTATGGTACATACTGCACTTTATAAAGGACAGTCAATTAATGTATGAGCATATGAGTGAGGAGTGTGAGTTGCCAGGTAACAAGCCCAGCTAACATCATCCCTCAGAGAGCCAAGCTGTCACCCTGCTGTTACGTTTGGcacagtctctctcttctttctacaGCTTTTCTTTTTGTAacacctcctttctctccctattCTTTCTCGAAacatccctactctctctctgatcatTCCCTCTTCATTCTGACCATCCCTTGTCTCACTGACCATACCTCCTTTCTTGTTTCTTACTCTAACCAGTTTATGTTATCTGTCTACCTTGTGATCATGTATTTTATGTCTCTCTAAACATCCCGCCTCTTCTCCTCCAGGTGGCCTCTATCTCTGTCCACCACAACTACGACCCCCTGGTCTTGGACTCAGACTTGGCTGTGATCAAGCTGCTGGACAAGGCTCGTATCGGGGAGAAGGTCCTGCCCCTCTGTCTGCCTGACACCCAGGGGGAAGAGGCGACCTCCAGAAAGGGGCTGGTGATGGGCTGGGCCCCCCTGCCGGACCCCCGGattggggaagaggagagggccagggtggGTGTGCAGCACCTGGCTGACGTGGTGCCCTGCGAGCAGCAGTATGCCCGTAATGGTGTGCCTGTGAGCGTTACAGACAACATGCTCTGCGGCCGCCAGCGACCCGACTATGGCCCATCTAACATCTGTCCTGCGGACACAGGGGGTATCCTGATCCTTCCCGCTCAGACAGGCTCCACCCAGGACCCCTCTCTTGCCTCTCCAGGGGGGTGGGACATGTCCAAAGGGGAGTGGCGGCTGCTGGGGTTGGTGAGTTTCGGGTATGACCAGGGAGAGTGTGACCCAGACCTGTTTACTGTGTACACACATGTGGCTAACTTCAAAGACTGGATAGAGAGCCATATGAAGTGAGATCACCAGGATGTGACCCACCCTgtatctctcttttcctccctccaaCCAACTACACCTGCTTTTTTGccaatctctctcttcatcattaTTCCCCGTTCCTTGTATTTGCCAATGTCTTCTCCATTCTGcctttccctcctttcttctcccacCGTCCCTCTTCTTGTCAAACATTGGCAGGGAGTGTGATCAGTAAAGAGCAGAGCAACACTGGACTGCACAGGGCGGTGCATTGATGTTAGGGTGCCCTAACACAGCCTGATCAGGTAGACCCTCCACTCAACACAGTACTTCAGTGTTCAGGCTTTACCTTCAACCTGGTGCTACAGACTTGAAAACGACTTGAAAACCAGTTCCCTCTGGCCTCTGGCAGAGGCCTGGTTTTCATTGTATTCtttgatatgtatatatatataatgtaatgtattattattattattatggctCTGCACATGGCTCAAGTGATGTACATATTGTATAGAAGGACAGCAAAGCCATGTTTTTAATTAAcgatatgtgggtgtgtgtgaagaCACAGTGGTCTGATTGGAGTTGATCACGGAGAGTGGTTCTGTGAGCTTTAATCCAGTATTAATTCAAGGAGACCCATATGATTGTAATAAATAGAGATGAAAGAGAACCTGGCGCTTGCTATGCAAATCAGCCAGCCGTTCAGCCAGGGCCAATTCTCCAGCGAAAGCCTATGAATTAATCCAGGTCAAATATACACAATGAAAGGCTTCAATCGAACAGCAGCAACCTGATATTTTTTAGAACAGCTCCCTCTTACATGCCTACCCAGCTAATAAAGTATGTATAATGAAGTTAATCACTTAAGTGTTGACCCCTCTGCTAGTATCTAAAGAGAAAATGAGGGAAGTAATTGACGGAGAAACATTAATCCACAGGGTGGATGCATCAAAACATCCATTTCTATGGAGGGATGCTCACGGCCAGAGTGACTGAGGATCCACACACACCAAAGTTATGCTCACTTCACTTCCTCTATTACCCGTGTACTTACAATAGATGTACAAAAACAACTACAGAATAAGCTCACAAGTCCAGCACACATGTCGTATGATCATATATCATGACTACGTTCATGATTGATTCTGtaatatatattttcatataaTGGGACACAATAAACACATAGATATAGAAATCTCCTGGATCATTAAAACGGACATTTACCCAATCACGACTAACTGCACATATCACTATAGAAACCAGAAAATATATGTtccaaaatgtcaccctattccctacatagtgcactacttttgagcagagcccCTTGTGCACTGGTCAAAATTAGTACACTCTAGGAATTGAGTGCCATTTGGTATTCACATGTGGAGAGCTTTCCTCCTCCTGAAAACAAAGGAGCTGTCGCACTGTAATAACTGATGAACCATGAGATGTTGAGTGAGTGACTCCTCAGTCTAGTCGTCTATAGGAGGACCAGCCATAGCCACATCAGACCGAGTCCACAGCCTCCTAGGTGGGTGGAGGGATCAAGCCTGTCTGGAAAGATACACACATAGATCAAAGCACACACCAAGGGGAAATAATGTGTGTGTCCATTGTTCTCTGTATTACATATACCTTACCCGACCCTGccctttctctcacacactctctgtctcactctcttgcacacgcgcacacacgcacacacacacacacacacacacacacacacacacacacacacacacagtctgaagaTGTACTTCTATCATGTTGGGAGAGCTGTTGTGTCTGTGGTTGGTTGATAGGCATGAGTCATGAGTTATGAGTCATGAGGATTCTGGGAATGATAATAAGCTAGTGTTACTGGTGATACTTAGGCTGGGATGCCATCAGTATCATAGCCCTTCAAAGCTTAGGAAAAGTAATCCATCGCTGCatagttttagaacacctactcattcaagagtttttctttatttttactattttctacaatgtagaataatagtgaaaacctcaaaactatgacatagcacatatggaatcatgtagtaaccaacaaagtgttaaacaaatccaaatatattttatatttgagattcttaaaatagccactctttgccttgacagctttgcaaactcttggcattctctcatccagattcatgacgtagtcacctggaatgcatttcaattaacaggtgtgccttcttaaacgTTAATttctggaatttatttccttctttgagccaatcagttgtgttgtgacaaggtgtgtgtgtgtgagcagtccaagagcagctcaaataagcaaagagaaacgacagtccatcgttacgttaagacatgaaggtcagtcattaaggaacatttcaagaacttggaaagtttcttcaagtgccgtcgcaaaaaccatcaagcactatgatgaaactggctctcatgaggaccgcaacagaaaaggaagacccagagttacctctgctgcagaggataagttcattagaattaccaggCTCAGAAATTAcctggccaaataaatgcttcacagagttcaagtaacagacacatctcaacatcaactgttcagaggagactgtgtgaatcgggccttcatgttcaaattgctgcaaagaaatcactactaaaggacactaataagaagaagagacttgcttgggccaagaaatatgagcaatggacattagaccggtggaaatttgtcctaaGGTCTGGAGTccagatttgagatttttggttccaaccgccgtgtctttgtgagatgaggtgggggtgaacagatgatctctgcatgtgttttctccaccgtaaagcatggaggaggaggtgctagggtgtgggggtgctttgctgctgacacttaaccagcatagcttccacagcattctgcaaagataagcaatcccatctggtttgcgcttagtgggacttgtttttgtttttctacaggacaatgacccaacacacgtccaggctgtgtaagggctattttactaagaaggagagtgatgtagtgctgcatgagatgacctgacctccataatcccccgacctcaaccaaattgagatggtatgggatgagactgaccacagagtgaaggaaaaggtatccagcaagtgctcagcatatgtgggaactccttcaagactgttggaaaagcattccaggtgaagctggttgagagaatgccaagagtttgcaaagctgttgtcaaggcaatgggtggctatttcaagaatctcaaatataaaatacatttttatttgttaaacacttatttggttactaaatgattccatttatgttatttcctagttttgatgtcttcactattattctacaatgtagaaagtagtaaaaataaagaaaaacccttgaatgagtaggtgttctaaaacatttgaccggtagCGTATACTGTTTGAGTTAAAAAACAATTGTGGCCTCATGACaatgtgaaatggaaatgtcagTGAGATCGTTGATTGCACAGGAAAATGATAGGAAGCCTCTTTGGAGGAGCTTCGACAACACCTACAATATTGCATATGCATGCTGAGAGACGGTACATCAGAGAAGGctgatgggaggagctataggaggaagggctcattgtaatggctggaatagaataAATGGAAAGttctcaaacacatcaaacatatcaaaaccacatgtttgactccattccattccagccattacaatgaccctgtcctcctatagctcttcccacctgcctcctctgcatCATATTGTAGAAAACCTGATGTTGGCAACAATGACATTCTGGCCATAACCTTCCCTTGGACCCTCACTGCCCTGGCAGGAACAGCCTGTACAACGAATACTTGGAGGGAGTTCGAAGTTCAATAAAACCTTCGGATGGACGGCAACCTAGAGACAAtttactttctcttgtacacagGAACAAGATTTATGAAAGCTTTTTTGTCTCTTTTCTCCGTCTGTTTACTGGAAATGGACAAGGGCCTCATTTAGGCCTCAAATTCCCCTGAGGAGAGATCTATTCTACCCAGGCTGGAAGCAGACTCGTTCTCAGGCCCCAGTTAGCTTACTGGCCATCATCAGTAGAGTGGGCCAACACTTCAACATAACCTGACTCATCTGCTGGGAACTAGAGAATGACCCTAAGACCAGTGGAAAGCACTTGACAATACCAACAAAAGGGATGCGATGAAGGCTCTATAGTGTGTTTGCACTTAAGAGGCGGAGGGGCAAGGCGCTTGACACCTGACATACACTAAATGTCCGTtcacagtccagtttcccagtcaAACCCAGCTGTAGTATGGATCCCGCAAGCACTGCATGTTCTTTAGAGCTCAGCGCTGATGGCTCTACACAGCAGAGCATGTGAACTATATGActatgggctcattgtaatggctggaatggtatcaatAGAATGGAGTCAAACACATTGTATTCATGTGTTTAGTACccttccattgattccattccagccattacaatgagcctgtcttcTTATACTGtagctcctctcaccagcctcttATGCTACACTGAGAAAAAAAAGGTCCTTAAATGGTTCTTCCTCAGCTCTTAAGGTTCTTCAAAATTCTAAAAGGTTCTTTAATAAATGTATGGAAGATTCCTGCAGATGTGTCCATTTCAAAGTACACAGCAAATCGTTGATTTTTCAGTGAACAATTAACATTCAGTGGCGTTAAAAGAAACCCAATGTTTGCGTAAATGACCAGAGTTGaaccaaaaccacacccatcactatcatatttcccagcatgatGCAGGTAGAATTGTCATGTTTAATATCTACAgttcaagtcagaagtttacatacaccttagccaaatacattcaaactcagtttttcacaattcctgacatttaatcctagcaaaaattccctgtcttaggtcagttaggatcaccactttattttaagaatgtgaaatgtcagaataaaaaattaaaatttaatgtatttatatagcccttcgtacatcagctgatatctcaaagttctgtacagaaacccagcctaaaaccccaaacagcaagctatttgacttccggcgccgacagagatggccgcctcgcttcgcgttcctaggaaactatgcagttttttgtttttttacgtgttatttcttacattagtaccccaggtcatcttaggtttcattacatacagtcgagaagaactactgaatataagatcagcgtcaactcaccatcagtacgaccaagaatatgtttttcgcgaagtggatcctgtgttctgccttacaaacaggacaacggagtggattccatgcagcgacccaaaacaacgactccgaaaaagagggaaacgaggcggtcttctggtcagactccggagacgggcacaccgtgcacctctccctagcattcttcttgccaatgtccagtctcttgacaacaaggttgatgaaatccgagcaagggtagcattccagagggacatcagagactgtaacgttctttgcttcacggaaacatggctcactggagagacgctatcc
Coding sequences within it:
- the LOC112252510 gene encoding inactive serine protease PAMR1, which codes for MLSAGQGLPMLPHTGTHHSTGTPGSLLFNTLLILISLPQGTAWPYDYRYLYNHCPGPEWNVMCRGCCEYDVIRCKCPFQGTPVGYAVPCCRNAINECDPCIIHPGCSIFENCKRCNNGTWGPRDDFFVKGKYCAECRPGWSGGDCLKCGGVIRKRQGHIVVESYPTNARCEWTVQVDPRFTINFRFMMLSLEFDHSCRYDYVEVRDGDSINSRVIGRFCGNDRPAPIQSSGNSLHVLFVSDGYKNFDGFFAIFQESSACSSSPCLHDGTCILDTSHSYHCGCLAGYTGQRCENVVGCRRPPVPVHGTTEGVFHNSGAQVIFSCDPGFELRGVRTAVCLRDGTWSAPAPQCVPMVKFCAIPAKPIHGDHFKVYGPNDVILALQYLCYQPYKLSGTHQRTCLPNNTWSGTPPTCGKVNNTLAESGKDTEKNKDTDAEKDKDTDTDTHKDIEKPKDKEIDNTTGIKEDVAGKEPDTGLRNTTVDIRDGKEKNIDITQVNIPEGSKDKTSDKEKETGLEKPTGGSKDKVDSKETDDMLNTVEGDRENDLGKTTEDTDGSPDTGGDTDVLQEIGKTTEIPEIVVVVEDKGQEKKEEKKEQPGDTSSGPNIVDPNDLKPRGDTFAIDYTEIKPRGDTFAIDYTVTDVFGTNDIEQGLNTTVSKDVVKSSIPTRSNNTQFTPYSSGGQETKMPVGKPRKDIGSTKDMGSTKDSKGAKDTAASTSKPEEENAGKDSEKPTKESEDEKRENQIINEKSCPPLPQLYHGYQQVVPGMVPETVEFFCNHSYALSGDARRSCQPGSSWGGVQPLCVRACREPKVSELVRQRVLPPQAPFRKTPVHKLYSSSGFRRLFQSAGPTKGPPVLSQLPQGFHHLYTHVTYECASPFYHHSGSARRTCLKTGKWSGRHVSCSPVCGKHPTFDPQSPAESHWPWLAAIYRRSTNIAGTKLDKKASLDKTLNMGPGAVPGAGAGSQGQDDASGWQLVCSGALVNQRSVVVAAHCVTELGKMYPLDAAKVKVVMGKHYRSDLRETKGLQHLRVASISVHHNYDPLVLDSDLAVIKLLDKARIGEKVLPLCLPDTQGEEATSRKGLVMGWAPLPDPRIGEEERARVGVQHLADVVPCEQQYARNGVPVSVTDNMLCGRQRPDYGPSNICPADTGGILILPAQTGSTQDPSLASPGGWDMSKGEWRLLGLVSFGYDQGECDPDLFTVYTHVANFKDWIESHMK